Proteins from a single region of Colias croceus chromosome Z, ilColCroc2.1:
- the LOC123705013 gene encoding uncharacterized protein LOC123705013 — translation MSSCSCVGIKRDSCSCAILSNTYLREARNSNIIFVPNKRNLEYPFERKKPSMFNKILEDVYDMCVAYNIRHCAFTPRYSKERNVKHALKDCILLLCFLVANTVVFLTLLTRTVYHTSGIILNLFNWILRTLSKNLKVYLKNEKAGKDWMSSLCSEQLNIVENSRKIENYAT, via the exons atgaGTTCTTGTTCGTGTGTTGGAATAAAAAGGGACTCTTGTAGCTGTGCTATCCTGAGCAATACATATCTTCGAGAAGCTAgaaattctaatattatatttgtaccGAATAAACGAAATCTCGAGTATCCTTTTGAGAGAAAGAAACCGAGTATGTTTAATAAGATTTTAGAAGATGTGTATGATATGTGTGTCGCCTACAATATAAG gcaCTGTGCATTTACTCCTCGATACAGCAAAGAGAGGAATGTGAAACATGCCCTTAAGGATTGTATTCTGCTATTGTGCTTCCTTGTCGCAAATACTGTGGTTTTTCTAACATTGCTTACAAGAACAGTCTATCACACGTCGGGaatcatattaaatttatttaactggATACTAAG gactctctctaaaaatttaaaagtgtaCCTCAAAAATGAAAAAGCTGGAAAAGATTGGATGTCGTCTTTGTGTTCTgaacaattaaatattgtggaaaattctagaaaaatagaaaattatgcAACATGA
- the LOC123705012 gene encoding tubulin alpha-1 chain-like yields MRECISIHGGQAGVQIGNACWELYCLEHGIQPDGQMPSDKTVGGGDDSFNTFFSETGAGKHVPRAVFIDLEPTVVDEVRTGTYRQLFHPEQLITGKEDAANNYARGHYTIGKEIVDLVLDRVRKLADQCTGLQGFLIFHSFGGGTGSGFASLLMERLSVDYGKKSKLEFAIYPAPQISTAVVEPYNSILTTHTTLEHSDAAFMVDNEAIYDICRRNLDIERPTYTNLNRLIGQIVSSITASLRFDGALNVDLTEFQTNLVPYPRIHFPLVTYAPVISAEKAYHEQLSVAEITNACFEPANQMVKCDPRHGKYMACCMLYRGDVVPKDVNAAIGTIKTKRTIQFVDWCPTGFKVGINYQPPTVVPGGDLAKVQRAVCMLSNTTAIAEAWSRLNHKFDLMYAKRAFVHWYVGEGMEEGEFSEAREDLAALEKDYEEVGMDSGEGEGEGGEEY; encoded by the coding sequence atgcGTGAGTGCATATCCATACATGGTGGGCAGGCAGGAGTCCAGATTGGTAATGCTTGCTGGGAATTATATTGCTTAGAACATGGAATTCAGCCTGATGGGCAAATGCCATCCGACAAGACTGTGGGTGGAGGAGATGACTCTTTCAACACATTTTTTAGTGAAACTGGTGCTGGTAAGCATGTTCCCAGAGCAGTATTTATAGATTTGGAGCCTACAGTTGTTGATGAAGTACGTACAGGAACGTATCGTCAATTGTTCCATCCAGAACAACTTATAACGGGCAAAGAGGATGCTGCCAATAACTACGCTAGAGGACATTACACTATTGGTAAAGAAATAGTAGACTTAGTTCTAGATAGAGTGAGGAAATTAGCTGATCAATGTACGGGTCTGCAAGGCTTTTTGATATTCCATTCCTTTGGTGGCGGTACTGGATCAGGTTTCGCTTCACTTCTAATGGAGAGGCTTTCAGTTGACTATGGCAAGAAGTCTAAACTAGAATTTGCGATATATCCTGCGCCACAAATATCTACTGCAGTTGTAGAGCcctataattcaattttaacaaCTCACACTACTCTGGAGCATTCTGATGCGGCTTTTATGGTTGATAATGAAGCTATTTATGATATATGCAGAAGAAACTTGGATATTGAGAGGCCCACCTATACTAACTTAAACCGTCTAATTGGCCAAATAGTATCATCGATTACCGCGTCCTTAAGATTTGATGGAGCATTAAACGTAGATTTAACGGAATTTCAAACCAATTTAGTGCCCTACCCACGAATCCATTTCCCTTTAGTAACTTATGCGCCAGTTATTTCTGCAGAAAAAGCGTATCACGAACAATTATCCGTCGCAGAAATTACTAATGCATGCTTTGAACCTGCCAATCAAATGGTTAAATGTGATCCTAGGCATGGAAAATATATGGCATGTTGCATGCTTTATCGTGGTGACGTAGTTCCTAAGGATGTAAATGCGGCCATTGGaaccataaaaacaaaacgtaCTATACAGTTTGTGGATTGGTGTCCAACGGGTTTCAAAGTTGGAATAAATTACCAACCTCCTACTGTAGTGCCTGGTGGTGACTTAGCTAAAGTACAACGAGCTGTTTGCATGTTATCCAACACGACAGCGATCGCAGAAGCGTGGTCTCGTTTGAATCATAAGTTTGACTTGATGTATGCCAAAAGAGCATTTGTTCACTGGTACGTCGGCGAAGGTATGGAAGAAGGTGAATTTTCAGAAGCTCGTGAAGATCTAGCTGCCCTAGAAAAGGACTATGAAGAAGTTGGGATGGATTCGGGCGAGGGTGAAGGTGAAGGTGGTGAagaatattga
- the LOC123705494 gene encoding biogenesis of lysosome-related organelles complex 1 subunit 2: MSEEEKWSTEEKNIDLHVSPSCSSFEVLDPHDPVISRLATQLFKRTNDYLQGEMSAGQDHYVLLEEINRLAITKYADLKNLTVNLTKTLNEYNEMYETVLKPLLSQIDDIDAQVSQFEASAYSLDSYTKQLKARFKELEEK; encoded by the exons ATGTCAGAGGAAGAAAAGTGGTCAACGGAGGAAAAGAATATCG ATCTTCATGTATCTCCGAGCTGTTCAAGCTTCGAAGTATTAGATCCACATGATCCAGTCATAAGCCGATTAGCAACACAACTTTTCAAGCGGACCAATGACTACTTGCAGGGGGAAATGTCAGCTGGACAG GATCACTACGTACTACTTGAAGAGATCAATAGATTGGCTATAACTAAATATGCTGATCTCAAAAATCTTACTGTCAATTTAACAAAGACTTTGAATGAATACAATGAAATGT atGAAACAGTCCTTAAACCTCTATTATCGCAAATTGACGATATTGATGCTCAAGTGAGTCAGTTTGAGGCAAGCGCGTATAGCTTGGACAGCTACACAAAGCAACTGAAAGCGAGATTCAAGGAACTAGAAgaaaaatag